A genomic window from Thunnus maccoyii chromosome 2, fThuMac1.1, whole genome shotgun sequence includes:
- the smim18 gene encoding small integral membrane protein 18 has translation MANISTTIHPSNVPWHSEAAAPLSHVSLQVQEVYPFHDGWNVACFIILLLFILTVLSLAALAVLYELLDCGCCAKGKTHHQLQEEGPGSCGKLMTSMCKEPESHTEVV, from the coding sequence ATGGCCAACATCAGCACCACTATACACCCCAGTAATGTCCCGTGGCACTCAGAGGCAGCAGCCCCTCTCTCCCACGTCTCCTTGCAGGTCCAGGAGGTCTACCCCTTCCATGATGGCTGGAACGTGGCCTGCTTCATCATCCTTTTGCTCTTCATCCTCACCGTCCTCTCTCTGGCTGCCTTGGCCGTACTCTATGAGCTACTGGACTGTGGCTGCTGTGCCAAAGGAAAGACACATCACCAGCTCCAGGAGGAAGGGCCGGGAAGCTGCGGCAAGCTGATGACCAGCATGTGCAAGGAGCCAGAATCTCACACTGAGGTGGTATAG